A genomic window from Alkalihalobacillus sp. AL-G includes:
- a CDS encoding class I SAM-dependent methyltransferase, whose protein sequence is MNYQQFAVLYDRLMEDAPYDMWMSFFTNVIGSENVETVLDVGCGTGEISVRLAREGFNVTGVDLSEEMLTIARQKADTKGLSIPFFQQDMRELYGFPEQDAVIIFCDSLNYLRAHEDVDTTFRSIHHLLKDDGLLLFDVHSLHKMNETFGEEVYTLNSNDISYIWECHPGTEDGSVHHDLTFFVNVEEDLYKRYEENHYQRTYSIPTYEALLTNNGFEVLTITSDFSDREPTQDSERLFFVARKVKKVF, encoded by the coding sequence ATGAACTATCAACAGTTTGCCGTACTTTATGATCGGCTTATGGAAGATGCACCTTATGACATGTGGATGAGCTTCTTTACGAATGTGATTGGCTCGGAGAATGTGGAAACCGTTCTTGATGTCGGCTGTGGTACTGGAGAGATATCGGTGCGGCTTGCTCGAGAAGGATTTAATGTAACGGGTGTTGACTTATCGGAGGAAATGCTGACAATCGCTAGACAAAAAGCGGATACAAAAGGACTCTCTATTCCATTTTTCCAACAAGACATGCGTGAGCTTTATGGATTTCCCGAGCAAGATGCTGTAATAATTTTTTGTGATTCACTAAACTACCTTCGAGCCCATGAGGATGTGGACACTACGTTCCGTTCCATCCATCATTTGCTTAAGGATGATGGTTTGCTCTTATTTGATGTTCATTCTCTTCATAAAATGAACGAAACTTTTGGTGAAGAGGTATACACACTTAATTCAAATGATATAAGTTATATATGGGAATGCCATCCTGGAACTGAAGATGGTAGTGTACACCATGATTTGACCTTCTTCGTTAATGTTGAAGAGGATCTATACAAACGATATGAAGAAAACCATTACCAAAGAACGTACTCAATACCGACTTATGAAGCTTTATTGACAAACAATGGATTTGAAGTCTTGACAATAACATCTGATTTTTCTGACCGCGAACCGACACAGGATTCGGAACGCTTGTTTTTTGTCGCTAGAAAAGTAAAAAAAGTATTTTAA
- the rsfS gene encoding ribosome silencing factor, translating into MNTSELVEQSIKALDDKRADNIVGLDVRGISLVADYFLICHGNSEKQVEAIARGVKEVAYEQDVPVKRLEGLEHARWVLIDLGDVIVHIFHKDERSYYNLEKLWGDAPNIDITRLLT; encoded by the coding sequence ATGAATACAAGTGAATTAGTAGAGCAATCCATAAAGGCGCTGGACGATAAAAGAGCTGATAACATTGTTGGTCTCGATGTACGTGGAATCTCCCTCGTTGCCGATTATTTTTTGATCTGTCACGGGAACTCTGAAAAGCAAGTTGAAGCCATTGCGCGGGGGGTAAAGGAGGTCGCCTATGAGCAAGATGTTCCGGTCAAACGGCTTGAAGGATTAGAGCATGCTAGGTGGGTACTCATCGATCTAGGTGATGTCATTGTCCATATTTTCCATAAAGATGAGAGGTCTTATTACAATCTTGAAAAGCTATGGGGAGATGCACCGAACATAGATATTACAAGGTTGTTAACCTAA
- the yqeK gene encoding bis(5'-nucleosyl)-tetraphosphatase (symmetrical) YqeK translates to MNKEEALEIVKPHLTQHRYEHTIGVVDTAIDLAERFNADTHKAMLAAVFHDYAKFRAKEEMQKIILKEDLGEELLEYGSELWHAPVGAYLVESEVGIKDDEILQAIRSHTSGRIGMQLLEKIIFLADYIEPGRHFPGVEEVRETAEENLDEAVKQAIINTITFLMKRNLPVYPETLHTYNEIASQQRRSKS, encoded by the coding sequence ATGAATAAAGAAGAAGCGTTAGAAATAGTCAAACCGCACTTAACCCAACATAGGTACGAACACACAATTGGGGTAGTCGATACCGCAATCGACTTAGCTGAACGGTTTAACGCAGATACTCATAAGGCGATGCTTGCTGCAGTTTTTCATGACTATGCCAAATTTCGAGCAAAGGAAGAAATGCAGAAAATCATTTTAAAAGAAGATTTAGGAGAAGAATTATTGGAGTATGGAAGTGAGCTTTGGCATGCACCAGTAGGGGCTTATCTTGTTGAATCTGAAGTAGGGATCAAGGATGATGAAATTCTACAAGCGATTCGTAGTCATACGTCAGGACGTATCGGTATGCAGCTTTTAGAGAAAATCATCTTTCTTGCTGATTATATTGAACCTGGAAGACATTTTCCCGGCGTAGAGGAAGTGCGTGAAACTGCTGAAGAAAACCTGGATGAAGCGGTTAAACAAGCAATTATAAATACGATTACGTTCTTAATGAAACGAAATCTGCCCGTATACCCTGAAACATTACACACTTATAATGAAATTGCGAGTCAACAAAGGAGGAGCAAGTCATGA
- a CDS encoding nicotinate-nucleotide adenylyltransferase translates to MKDNRIGILGGTFDPPHVGHLMIAKQVLEQCRLDRIWFIPSAEPPHKKNSTITKGKDRIEMVKRAIVDEDRFELCLLEFERQGLSYTIDTVKELKRMYPTSHLYFIIGGDMVDSLHTWDRIDELLNEITFIAVKRPGSDFKSPYQDSLVQVEFPTIDLSSTWIREQIKSGRTTDYYVTAEVRKYIEENLLYE, encoded by the coding sequence ATGAAGGACAATCGAATCGGAATACTTGGAGGAACATTCGATCCACCTCACGTAGGTCATTTGATGATTGCAAAACAAGTTCTCGAGCAATGCAGACTTGATCGTATATGGTTTATACCTAGTGCAGAACCACCCCATAAGAAGAATTCGACAATTACAAAAGGAAAAGATCGTATTGAAATGGTCAAGCGGGCCATCGTGGATGAGGATCGGTTTGAGCTTTGTCTTCTGGAATTCGAGCGACAGGGATTGTCCTATACAATCGATACGGTGAAGGAACTAAAACGAATGTACCCGACCTCGCATCTTTATTTTATTATTGGTGGAGATATGGTAGATTCACTTCATACGTGGGATCGAATTGATGAGCTTTTGAACGAAATAACATTCATCGCCGTGAAACGACCAGGTTCGGATTTTAAAAGCCCCTATCAAGATAGCTTGGTTCAGGTTGAGTTTCCAACGATCGATCTTTCATCAACGTGGATACGGGAACAGATAAAAAGCGGCAGAACGACAGATTATTATGTCACAGCCGAAGTAAGGAAATACATTGAGGAGAATTTGCTTTATGAATAA
- the yhbY gene encoding ribosome assembly RNA-binding protein YhbY, with the protein MLTGKQKRFLRSKAHHLDPIFQVGKGGTNTNMYKQIEDALEARELIKVSVLQNCEEDKDSVAEQLTHNTRADLVQVIGNTIVLYKESKNQKTIELPS; encoded by the coding sequence ATGCTAACTGGAAAGCAAAAACGTTTCTTGCGTTCAAAAGCCCACCATCTTGACCCGATTTTTCAGGTCGGGAAAGGCGGAACGAACACAAATATGTATAAACAAATTGAAGATGCACTGGAAGCTCGGGAATTGATAAAAGTTAGTGTTTTGCAAAATTGTGAAGAGGATAAGGACTCTGTAGCGGAGCAATTAACTCACAATACTAGGGCGGATCTGGTGCAGGTGATCGGAAATACGATCGTTTTGTATAAGGAGTCAAAAAATCAAAAGACAATTGAGCTTCCATCATAA
- the aroE gene encoding shikimate dehydrogenase: MLQKGWGSIFDHHLYNQPALYAVIGDPVVHSMSPDIHNASFKALGIKARYESIRISKENLLEGVRTLTDKGFKGFNVTIPHKVEMVQIVDEIDPLAKKIGAINTVGVENGKLIGYNTDGPGFLKGLQQFYKQDLLKANVLIIGAGGAARAIVMTLVSNGVSRLTVANRTIEKASNLFVNCEQKGQALTINEAEACLEQFDLIINTTPIGMEPNKDKMPILLENAKQKTYVCDIIYNPLQTNLLTKALEKGCHVQNGVPMFVYQAAMSFEYWTGRKPDLEKMTEIVNTRLLQK, encoded by the coding sequence TTGCTCCAAAAGGGGTGGGGGTCTATATTCGACCATCACTTATATAATCAGCCAGCTTTATATGCTGTAATTGGAGATCCAGTTGTTCATTCAATGTCACCGGATATTCATAATGCATCCTTTAAGGCACTCGGTATCAAGGCGCGTTATGAATCGATCCGAATTTCAAAAGAAAATCTATTAGAAGGTGTACGAACACTCACTGATAAAGGGTTTAAAGGATTCAACGTAACAATCCCCCATAAAGTCGAGATGGTTCAAATCGTAGATGAAATAGATCCGCTAGCAAAAAAAATCGGGGCAATCAACACGGTTGGCGTCGAAAACGGCAAATTAATCGGATATAATACCGATGGGCCAGGATTTCTTAAAGGCTTACAGCAATTTTATAAACAGGACCTACTGAAAGCGAATGTGTTAATTATTGGAGCAGGTGGAGCAGCAAGAGCAATAGTCATGACGCTAGTATCGAACGGTGTATCCCGATTGACGGTCGCGAATAGAACGATTGAAAAAGCCTCAAATCTATTTGTAAACTGTGAACAAAAAGGTCAAGCACTAACTATAAACGAAGCAGAGGCCTGTCTCGAGCAATTTGATTTGATCATTAACACTACTCCGATTGGGATGGAGCCTAACAAAGATAAAATGCCGATTTTGTTGGAAAATGCAAAACAAAAGACGTATGTATGCGACATTATTTACAATCCATTACAAACAAATTTATTAACAAAGGCGTTGGAAAAAGGATGCCATGTTCAAAATGGAGTGCCGATGTTTGTTTATCAAGCAGCTATGTCATTCGAATATTGGACAGGAAGGAAGCCTGACCTTGAAAAGATGACTGAAATAGTGAATACAAGACTGCTTCAAAAGTAA